In Pelagicoccus sp. SDUM812003, the sequence TTCGATTACGTCTTCTTTATTGATGTCTGCCATCTTCGTAGTGATCGGCTAGTTCGGAGCGATCTCCTCGTTTAAGAGCATAGGCCCCTAGCCTGAATCTTTGTGTTATGGTTTTGTTGAGACGAAGGCATCCAAGCCCTCGAAAGTGTTGATATGAAACGAGTCTTATTCGCCCTTGTCGGCTTTGGCCTGCAGCACGTTGAGCATGGCCTGCGGCACGCCGTTGAGGACGAACACCAGGCTCTGCGCGGGCTGGCTGAGCAGACCGAGCAGCTGGGCCCGGAGAGCTTCCAGGCTTGGCAGCTTGGAAAGGGCCACGATTTCATCCCTGTCTAGACGCTGGGCGCTAAGAATGCCCACCTTGACGTCCATCTTGTCCTTCTTGTCGAAGTACTTGGTCAGGATCTTGGCCACGCCGGAGGGATTCTTGCCACCGATGACGATAGCGTTTTGACCAGCGAGGTGCTCGTCGATTTCCGGATAGCCGCGGTCGCGGGCGGCAACCTTAAGGATGTTGTTCTTGATTACGTGGAACTCGGCCTCTTCCTTGTTGAGCTCGTCGCGGAGCTCAGCGATGTCGACCACGGTGGCTCGCTCGTAATTGGCGAGGAACATGTAGTCGGACTTGTCGAGGTGAGTGTTTACTTCTTCAACGAGAAATTTCTTTTCAGGTCTCATGGTATGCGATCCTCCTGGGCTTAGTATTTCGCGAACTCCGAACCGGCGAGCTTGATGCCAGGAGTCTGGGTTGCGGAAATGTAGACGCTCTTGATGTAGCGGCCCTTGAATACGGACGGACGAGCCTTGCCTACGGCTTCCAAAAGCGCACCGAGGTTTTCAGCCACCTGCTCGTTGTTGAAAGAACGCTTGCCGACGCCGACGCCGAGAGAGGCGTTCTTGTCGACCTTGTACTCGACGCGACCAGCCATCACTTCGTTGATCGCCTTGGCGATGTCGTCGGAAACGGTGCCAGCCTTCGGGTTCGGCATGAGGCCTTTCGGTCCGAGCACGCGAGCGATCTTGCGCACTTCCTTCATGGCGTCCGGAGTGGCGACGGCCACGTCGAAGTCGAACCAGCCACCCTGAACTTTGGCGATCATGTCTTCGAGACCCGCTTCGGTGGCCCCGGCGGCCTTGGCCGCTTCAGGATCCGAAGTGAATGCGAGAACGCGCACCGTCTTGCCGCTGCCGTGGGGAAGCATCACCGTGCCACGCACCATCTCGTTGCCCTTGCGGGGATCGACGCCGAGCTTCATCGAGATTTCGATGGTCTCGTCGAACTTCGCCTTAGGCAACTTAGCCAAGACCTCTACAGCCTCGGCGATCGTGTATTCCTTGCTAAGATCGGCAGCTTCAGACGCTGCGCGAAACTTCTTGGATAGTTTTACCATTTAGTACTCCTTGCGGTGCGAACGCCTGCACGGCTCCCGCGTTGAGGTTTGTTTGCTGTGTTAGCCCTCTACTTCGATACCCATGGAACGAGCGGTACCTTCGATGATACGCGCCGCCATTTCCGGGTCCGAAGCGTTGAGATCGGCTTTCTTGGTTTCGACGATCTCGAGAATCTGAGCTTTCGTGACCTTGCCAACCTTGTCGCGGTTGGGAACGCCCGAGCCCTTGGCCAGACCGGCCGCCTTCTTGAGAAGCACGGATGCTGGAGGGGACTTCAGTACGAAAGTGAAAGACTTGTCCTGATAGACAGTGATTACGACAGGGAGGATCAGACCCGCCTTGTCCTGCGTCTTCGCATTGTACTCCTTGCAGAAGGCCATGATGTTGACCCCAGCCGCGCCAAGGGCTGGACCAACGGGAGGCGCTGGATTGGCGCCGCCGGCAGGGAGTTGTAGGCGAATGGTTCCTGTGACTTTCTTTGCCATTTGTTTAGCTTGTTAAGCGTTCGACTTGCCAATACTCCAGCTCGACTGGAGTGAATCTTCCGAAGATCGAGACCGACACCTTGAGCTTGCCCTTTTCCGGGTCGATCTCGTCGATGCGGCCATTGAGGTTGAGGAACGGGCCATCCGTAATCTTGACCTCTTCTCCAACCTCGAACTGTACCTTCGGTGTTTCCTTGCCCGTGGCGGCTTCCACTTGCCGGAGAATCGTGTCGATCTCCGACTTTTTGAGAGGCGTTGGACGGTCTCCGCCTACGAAATTGATGACGCCCGCGGTTTCGCGAACGAAGTACCAAGGCTTGTTCATCAGCTTTCCGTTCTCATCGTATAGACGCATGTGAACGAATGCGTAGCCTGGATAGAACTTGCGCACCATCTGAGTCTTCTTGCCGTTCTTGACTTCCGTCACGGTCTCAGTGGGCACGAGGACTTCGAATACGTAGTCCTCCATCTCCTCTTCGGCGATGAACTTGTCCAGGTAGCGCTTTACCTTCCCTTCCTGATTGGAAAGGGTCTGAATAACGTACCAAGCGGCGCCTGACTTTGCGCTGGTTTCAGCCATGGGGAGAGTGTTGGAGTTCGAGTGTTTAGCGCATCCAGCTCGTGAACAGGTTGACCACGTTCGCGAGAGAGAAGTCGGATACGGCGATGAAAATACCCATGATCGCGATCGCGATCAGCACAACCACAGTGGACTCGCGCAGCTCGGCGAAAGAAGGCCAGCTGGACTTCTTGAGCTCCGTAATCGTTTCACCGGTGAAGATGCGAATGCTGCGAAATGGATTTTTCATTTATAAAAAGATGGCAGGGCAGGAGGGACTCGAACCCCCAACCCTCGGTTTTGGAGACCGATGCTCTACCAATTGAGCCACTACCCTATGCCAATAAAAACCAAATACAATCGCCGGAACCCGAGGGACGGGCTCCGGCAAAGGAAATTAACTATTCGAAAATCGACTACTCGACGATCTCGGTGATACGACCAGCACCGATGGTACGACCGCCTTCGCGGATCGCGAAGCGCTGACCAGCTTCCATCGCGATCGGCTTGGTGAGGTCAACTTCGATGGAGATGTTGTCGCCTGGCATTACCATTTCGACACCTTCCGGAAGCTGGCATACACCAGTCACGTCAGTCGTACGGAAGTAGAACTGAGGACGGTAGCCGTTGAAGAATGGAGTGTGACGTCCGCCTTCTTCCTTGGAAAGGACGTAGATCTCAGCCTTGCCCTTGTGGTGAGGAGTGATCGAACCTGGCTTGGCGAGCACCTGACCGCGCTCGATAGCGTCCTTGTCGATACCGCGAAGAAGGATGCCAACGTTGTCGCCAGCCTGACCTTGGTCGAGCATCTTGCGGAACATTTCAACGCCGGTGACAGTGGACTTCTGAGTGTCCTTGAGACCGACGATCTCAACTTCCTCACCCACCTTGATCACACCACGCTCGATACGGCCGGTAGCGACGGTACCACGACCAGTGATGGAGAAAACGTCTTCGACAGACATCAAGAAAGGCTTGTCGACTTCGCGCTCCGGCTCGGGGATGTCGGCGTCGATAGCGTCCATGAGAGCCTGGATGTGAGCCTTGCCTTCGTCGGTGCCTTCGAGGGCCTGAGCAGCGGAACCACGGATAACGGTGGTGTCGTCGCCTGGGAAATCGTACTTGTCGAGCAGTTCGCGAACTTCCATTTCGACGAGCTCGAGAAGCTCTTCGTCGTCGATGAGGTCACACTTGTTGAGGAATACCACGATCTTCGGTACACCTACCTGACGAGCGAGAAGGATGTGCTCGCGAGTCTGCGGCATCGGGCCGTCTGCAGCGCTCACAACGAGGATCGCTCCGTCCATCTGAGCCGCGCCAGTGATCATGTTCTTAACGAAGTCAGCGTGGCCTGGGCAGTCTACGTGAGCGTAGTGACGCTTGTCGGACTCGTACTCAACGTGGGCGACGGAGATGGTTACGATCTTGGAGTCGTCACGAACGGTACCACCCTTAGCGATGTCCGCGTAGCTCTTGAGCTCTGCAAGACCCTTGGACGCCTGCACTGCCAAGATAGAAGTGGTCAGCGTGGTTTTGCCGTGGTCAACGTGACCGATAGTGCCGACGTTAACGTGTGGTTTCGTTCTTTCGAAGGTTCCTTTAGCCATTTTTGGTTGTGAGTTATGTTAGTTTTAAAAATTGGTCCCAGATGTGCTTAGACCCACCGGAGGAACCTGCCGATCCCGAAATGGAGCCCTCGAGCGGACTTGAACCGCCGACCTCGTCCTTACCAAGGACGCGCTCTACCGGCTGAGCTACAAGGGCATTCCGAGAAGTGGATCTGAAAAAAAAGAAACGAGAACATGCGCAGCGGGTTTTTACCCGTCAACTACAATATCAGAAAAATTCGAAGGGTTTTCACGGGACCACCTGCAATAGGTACACTCCATCCTCAAGTTGTTTAAGATCAGGAAAATAACTCTTCGCGATCCCCCGTAAACGCTGGTCGACCTCGTCAAAACCAGAACTCTCCAGCACCGAGAGCCCGCCTACAAGAAAGCTTTTCTCGACGACCGCCATGAATGTGGCGATGCCCCAGGCGGGCCATTGCTCGGTGAGCGAGGCGATCTCGTTGCTATATATAAAGGTCTGCGAAATCTCTCTGCCCGTCCCGGGATCGGTCAGCGTGAGCAAGGCCCCCTCCTCCTGCTGATAGTCCGATTCGAACTCCGTTCTACCGAGCTGATGAAAAAGCGGCAGGTCGAAGTTCACCTGAGCCAAGGAGAGGCGGTCGTAGTTGGCCGCGGCTATTCCGAAATCGTCTACATAGTTGCCATCCTCCAACTCGAACATGGGCGAGAAATCGGTGAAGATGGCTCCCTCCTCCTCCAGAGTGTTGGTCAGGTAGCGGGCGTTGGACGCGTTCCAGCGCGTCGGCAGCAGCAAGGGCCGCGGATCGAACAAGGTCATGCGCTGGGTCAGCAGGTCCGACTCCTCCGTGGTTTCCTGGTCGAGGTATCGGATTTCGGTGAACTGACGGGTCTCGCGGCGCAGGGATCGGTTCGAATCCATGGTCAAGGAAACGCTCCAGTAGAGGGCCAAATGGAACAGCAACGCGAAACTGCACGCGACAGTCCAGCGCAGGGTCCTGCCAAAACGACGCTTCCCGGCGCGAACGCTCATCGAATTCCGACTCCTCCCCCTTCCACACGCTGCTCCTCGGTGGCCAGCTGCACCCGAGCATAGCCGGCGCTGATGGCAAGTTCGCACAAGGAACTCAGCGTCTGCATGGATACCCGCACATCCGCTTTCACCAGCAGTGTGGCACCCGCCTGAGCCGGTCCGCGCTCTTCCAGCAGCTTGCCCAGCGATACCAGATCCAGCACGCTATCCTTGAAGAAGATCATTTCCTCCCCTTTCACCTCAGTGACGGTGATCACTTCGTAGACCGACGCGATCGCCACCTGAGAGCTTTGCGCTTCGGGCAAGGCCAAGGTCACTCCCGGCGCCATGACGAACTTCGAGCTGAAAAGAGCGAAAAAGAGCCCGATGGCGCACAGGTCGACGAAGGGCCAAAAACTCAGCCGGGCTCGTCTAGGCAGTTCGCGTTCAAGCTCAAGCATCGCCTTCCGTCTCCTTTTCCGTCGGTAGTGACACTGGCTCCGAGCGGTGCTTCGCCCGGGCGAACATCACCATGAGTTCCTGAGCCAGCCACTCCATCTCGTGGGCCACGGAGCGAATTCTGCCGACGAGGAAATGATGCGCCAAGATTGCTACCGCCCCCAAGGCCAGACCGGTAGCCGTGCTCACCAAGGCCTGCCAACCGCCACTTGCCAATTGCCCAGCATGCACATAGACGCCCTGACGCTCGTATTGCATGAAACTGTCGATCATGCCGATCACCGTGCCCAGCACGCCGAAGATGGGAGCGACCTGAGCGATTGCGTACAAGGCCCCGATACGCCGCTTCACTGGGCCGAGCTCCACCACGGCCGCTTCGCGCACGACCTCCCGGATTTCCGCATCGCTCTCGCGAAAGTGCATCAGTCCCGCCTTCACCATCGCC encodes:
- the nusG gene encoding transcription termination/antitermination protein NusG, whose product is MAETSAKSGAAWYVIQTLSNQEGKVKRYLDKFIAEEEMEDYVFEVLVPTETVTEVKNGKKTQMVRKFYPGYAFVHMRLYDENGKLMNKPWYFVRETAGVINFVGGDRPTPLKKSEIDTILRQVEAATGKETPKVQFEVGEEVKITDGPFLNLNGRIDEIDPEKGKLKVSVSIFGRFTPVELEYWQVERLTS
- a CDS encoding MotA/TolQ/ExbB proton channel family protein → MESLQIELFDTFRQGGLVMWPLFALSLVALVVFVERLLFLHRHQIRSKEFLSGIENSLTKGRLIEALTICQDTPGPAAAMVKAGLMHFRESDAEIREVVREAAVVELGPVKRRIGALYAIAQVAPIFGVLGTVIGMIDSFMQYERQGVYVHAGQLASGGWQALVSTATGLALGAVAILAHHFLVGRIRSVAHEMEWLAQELMVMFARAKHRSEPVSLPTEKETEGDA
- the rplJ gene encoding 50S ribosomal protein L10 — encoded protein: MRPEKKFLVEEVNTHLDKSDYMFLANYERATVVDIAELRDELNKEEAEFHVIKNNILKVAARDRGYPEIDEHLAGQNAIVIGGKNPSGVAKILTKYFDKKDKMDVKVGILSAQRLDRDEIVALSKLPSLEALRAQLLGLLSQPAQSLVFVLNGVPQAMLNVLQAKADKGE
- the secE gene encoding preprotein translocase subunit SecE; translated protein: MKNPFRSIRIFTGETITELKKSSWPSFAELRESTVVVLIAIAIMGIFIAVSDFSLANVVNLFTSWMR
- the tuf gene encoding elongation factor Tu yields the protein MAKGTFERTKPHVNVGTIGHVDHGKTTLTTSILAVQASKGLAELKSYADIAKGGTVRDDSKIVTISVAHVEYESDKRHYAHVDCPGHADFVKNMITGAAQMDGAILVVSAADGPMPQTREHILLARQVGVPKIVVFLNKCDLIDDEELLELVEMEVRELLDKYDFPGDDTTVIRGSAAQALEGTDEGKAHIQALMDAIDADIPEPEREVDKPFLMSVEDVFSITGRGTVATGRIERGVIKVGEEVEIVGLKDTQKSTVTGVEMFRKMLDQGQAGDNVGILLRGIDKDAIERGQVLAKPGSITPHHKGKAEIYVLSKEEGGRHTPFFNGYRPQFYFRTTDVTGVCQLPEGVEMVMPGDNISIEVDLTKPIAMEAGQRFAIREGGRTIGAGRITEIVE
- a CDS encoding biopolymer transporter ExbD, with the translated sequence MLELERELPRRARLSFWPFVDLCAIGLFFALFSSKFVMAPGVTLALPEAQSSQVAIASVYEVITVTEVKGEEMIFFKDSVLDLVSLGKLLEERGPAQAGATLLVKADVRVSMQTLSSLCELAISAGYARVQLATEEQRVEGGGVGIR
- the rplK gene encoding 50S ribosomal protein L11, whose product is MAKKVTGTIRLQLPAGGANPAPPVGPALGAAGVNIMAFCKEYNAKTQDKAGLILPVVITVYQDKSFTFVLKSPPASVLLKKAAGLAKGSGVPNRDKVGKVTKAQILEIVETKKADLNASDPEMAARIIEGTARSMGIEVEG
- the rplA gene encoding 50S ribosomal protein L1 — its product is MVKLSKKFRAASEAADLSKEYTIAEAVEVLAKLPKAKFDETIEISMKLGVDPRKGNEMVRGTVMLPHGSGKTVRVLAFTSDPEAAKAAGATEAGLEDMIAKVQGGWFDFDVAVATPDAMKEVRKIARVLGPKGLMPNPKAGTVSDDIAKAINEVMAGRVEYKVDKNASLGVGVGKRSFNNEQVAENLGALLEAVGKARPSVFKGRYIKSVYISATQTPGIKLAGSEFAKY